One genomic segment of Aquipluma nitroreducens includes these proteins:
- a CDS encoding dihydroorotate dehydrogenase electron transfer subunit, whose product MKKTVIDFLLLNNKQLNKDNFLLVLQSPIPVSDIFPGQFINVEIKDATEIFLRRPFSVLDVDYEKQTISLLVKILGRGSRKLTEAKEGQKISAIFPLGKSFTLPDKNDRILLIGGGSGVAPMLFLSKICGLDPDNVTVLIGARSSSDHIDITAYQPYGNFFFTTEDGSLGEKGYVTNHTVFIDRLTQFSKIYTCGPDLMMKSIGRTAIGKSIFCEVSLENMMACGFGVCLCCVEDTKAGHKCVCTDGPVFNVNDLKW is encoded by the coding sequence ATGAAAAAGACGGTAATTGACTTCTTATTGCTTAATAACAAGCAACTTAACAAAGATAATTTTCTTCTTGTACTTCAATCTCCGATTCCTGTTTCTGATATTTTTCCAGGGCAGTTTATCAATGTTGAAATTAAGGACGCCACTGAAATTTTTCTTCGCCGACCTTTTTCAGTTTTGGATGTTGATTACGAAAAACAAACCATTTCATTACTGGTTAAAATTTTGGGAAGGGGCTCCCGTAAACTAACTGAAGCCAAGGAAGGCCAAAAGATCAGTGCCATATTTCCTTTAGGAAAGTCGTTCACTTTACCCGATAAAAACGATCGGATCTTGTTGATTGGGGGAGGTAGTGGAGTTGCGCCCATGTTATTCCTCTCTAAAATATGTGGATTAGATCCGGACAATGTTACCGTACTCATTGGCGCCAGGTCTTCATCTGACCACATTGATATAACAGCTTATCAACCGTATGGTAATTTTTTCTTCACAACCGAAGACGGATCGCTTGGCGAAAAAGGATATGTAACCAATCATACGGTTTTTATCGATCGATTGACTCAGTTTAGTAAAATATATACTTGTGGGCCTGATTTGATGATGAAATCGATTGGAAGAACGGCCATCGGAAAAAGTATATTTTGTGAAGTTTCGCTTGAAAATATGATGGCATGTGGTTTTGGCGTTTGTTTGTGCTGCGTTGAAGATACGAAAGCCGGCCATAAATGTGTTTGTACTGATGGACCCGTATTTAATGTAAACGATCTGAAATGGTAG
- a CDS encoding dihydroorotate dehydrogenase produces the protein MVDLGIKIHNLDLKNPVMTASGTCGFGEEIADFFDLSRLGGLVVKGTTLKHREGNAYPRMAETPSGMLNAVGLQNKGVDNFIANIYPRIKDMDTHLIVNVNGSTIEEYVALTERLNELDKIPAIELNISCPNVKEGGMAFGISCPSAEAVVKAVRKVYSKTLIVKLSPNVTSIAEIAKAVEGQGADSVSLINTLLGMAVNAETRKPVLSTITGGLSGPAVKPIAIRMVWQVYNAVKIPVIGMGGIMNATDAIEFMIAGASAIQVGTALFIDPTIPVQIIDGITQYMERHKIQSVNEIIGSLQC, from the coding sequence ATGGTAGATTTAGGAATAAAAATTCATAATTTGGATTTAAAAAATCCGGTTATGACAGCCTCTGGCACTTGTGGGTTTGGTGAAGAAATTGCTGACTTTTTTGATTTGTCGAGACTTGGGGGATTGGTGGTTAAAGGAACTACCTTAAAACACCGCGAAGGAAATGCATATCCAAGAATGGCCGAGACTCCTTCAGGAATGTTGAATGCTGTTGGGCTTCAAAATAAGGGTGTAGATAATTTTATAGCGAATATCTATCCGAGAATAAAAGATATGGACACACATTTGATTGTAAATGTAAATGGTTCTACGATTGAAGAATATGTAGCATTAACTGAACGATTGAATGAACTGGATAAAATACCAGCCATTGAGTTAAATATCAGTTGCCCCAATGTAAAGGAAGGTGGAATGGCATTTGGTATTAGCTGTCCTTCAGCCGAAGCAGTGGTTAAAGCCGTAAGAAAAGTTTATAGTAAAACCTTAATTGTAAAATTATCGCCTAACGTTACCAGCATTGCTGAAATTGCTAAAGCAGTAGAAGGACAAGGTGCTGATAGTGTTTCATTAATTAATACTTTACTTGGTATGGCTGTAAATGCCGAAACCAGAAAACCTGTACTTTCAACTATTACCGGAGGTTTATCGGGACCCGCAGTAAAACCAATCGCCATCAGAATGGTGTGGCAGGTTTATAATGCCGTAAAAATTCCGGTAATCGGAATGGGAGGCATCATGAATGCAACAGATGCGATTGAGTTTATGATTGCAGGAGCTTCAGCAATTCAGGTTGGTACTGCACTTTTTATCGACCCAACAATCCCGGTTCAAATTATTGATGGCATTACTCAATACATGGAACGACATAAAATTCAGTCTGTTAACGAAATAATTGGAAGTTTACAATGCTGA
- a CDS encoding serine hydrolase domain-containing protein yields the protein MYTLKTISCSLIFALVFSQCTNNTSKPVEVPKKVQEVDKNSLNYKISNELSEFSGSSFIAKKADDFLKQWNLAGMTMAIVKDGKLVFAHGYGYSDVEAKTVVTPGNLFRIASVSKLITAVAIMKLVEKKVISLDSKVFGPKAILKDSIFNKVVDKRLYNITVRHLLAHAGGWTLTYGDPAFNSLVVLEKTGETGAATMDSYCRFVATRKLHFEPGKRSSYSNMGYMFLSKVIEAASGKKYDDFVINDVLKPQGILDMHIGRSYLADKRINEVKYYEAEDSPMIPSFDGSGTMVPKPYGGNPIELLSSAGGWIASSVELAKLMVLIDGFRSVPDMISGHLIDQMVVHKDFKGPLGWKVVKKNGDWIRTGSMAGTSAIVKRQSNGFGWVIIINSSSWKGPRLPAYVDYMMRQIEKKITSWPKKDLFKYEPTKSLK from the coding sequence ATGTACACTCTAAAAACCATTAGTTGTAGCCTTATTTTCGCTCTGGTTTTTAGTCAATGTACAAATAATACCTCGAAGCCCGTTGAAGTACCAAAAAAGGTTCAGGAGGTAGATAAAAATAGTTTAAACTACAAAATATCAAACGAATTATCCGAATTCTCAGGAAGCAGTTTTATTGCTAAAAAAGCTGATGATTTTCTGAAACAGTGGAATTTAGCCGGGATGACCATGGCCATTGTAAAGGATGGTAAGCTGGTTTTTGCACATGGTTACGGATATTCGGATGTTGAAGCAAAGACTGTCGTAACTCCCGGGAATCTATTTCGGATTGCCAGTGTTAGTAAGCTTATTACTGCTGTGGCAATTATGAAATTAGTTGAGAAAAAAGTCATTTCGCTAGATTCGAAAGTGTTTGGACCAAAGGCTATTTTAAAAGATTCGATTTTTAATAAAGTAGTTGATAAACGGCTCTATAACATTACTGTAAGGCATTTACTTGCTCATGCAGGAGGCTGGACCTTAACATACGGTGACCCAGCATTTAATTCATTGGTAGTACTGGAAAAAACAGGTGAAACCGGAGCCGCAACTATGGATTCATATTGCCGCTTTGTGGCCACCCGTAAATTGCATTTTGAGCCAGGCAAACGTTCATCGTATTCGAACATGGGTTACATGTTCCTGAGCAAAGTAATCGAAGCAGCTTCAGGAAAAAAATACGATGATTTTGTGATTAACGATGTATTAAAACCTCAGGGAATCCTGGATATGCACATTGGTCGAAGCTATTTGGCCGATAAAAGAATAAATGAAGTAAAATATTATGAAGCGGAAGATAGTCCAATGATACCTTCGTTTGATGGTTCAGGAACGATGGTTCCAAAACCATACGGAGGCAATCCGATTGAATTGCTTAGTTCTGCTGGGGGATGGATTGCCTCTTCGGTTGAATTGGCCAAACTGATGGTTTTAATCGATGGCTTCAGAAGTGTACCCGACATGATTTCAGGTCATCTGATTGATCAGATGGTTGTGCATAAAGATTTCAAAGGACCGCTTGGATGGAAAGTTGTAAAGAAAAATGGCGACTGGATCAGAACAGGCAGTATGGCCGGAACTTCGGCAATCGTAAAAAGGCAAAGCAATGGATTTGGCTGGGTAATTATTATTAACTCAAGCAGTTGGAAAGGTCCAAGATTGCCTGCGTATGTTGATTACATGATGAGACAAATTGAAAAGAAAATTACTTCGTGGCCCAAAAAAGATCTCTTCAAATATGAGCCGACCAAAAGTTTAAAATAG
- a CDS encoding dihydrolipoamide acetyltransferase family protein → MSEFKIQMPKLGESVQEATITKWFIKEGDRIEEDEPLFEVATDKVDSEIPSPVDGIVKKIFYPLNALVPVGEIVAVITTEDDDSSEKTNEVVNEPEKTKVQEQKAKAEPVTVSSAVQAIEEKPVVQSEETKATRFYSPLVLSIANSEQVSLTELETIEGSGLNNRLQKKDILNYIEARKSGNSVKTPSTPNVQAKETPAPAKVSVSVSASDQIIEMDRVRKIIADHMVMSKQVSPHVTAVVEADVTNLVLWRTKVKDEFASKYGDKITYMPVFIEAVARAITEFPLLNSSVDGYKIIMHKDINIAVAVAKPDGNLVVPVIKNAEQKNLVGLTKNMNQLAEAARKNKLGVEDYQGGTFTITNFGSFRNLIGTPIINQPQVAILATGSIEKKPAVMETPTGDAIVVRHKMFLSLSYDHRIIDGALGGAFLRRIADILEEFSINREV, encoded by the coding sequence ATGTCAGAATTTAAAATCCAGATGCCTAAATTGGGTGAAAGTGTTCAGGAAGCTACCATCACAAAATGGTTTATTAAAGAAGGCGATCGAATTGAAGAAGACGAACCTCTTTTTGAGGTTGCGACTGATAAAGTTGATTCCGAAATTCCTTCTCCGGTTGACGGTATTGTAAAGAAGATATTTTATCCGCTTAATGCCTTGGTTCCGGTAGGCGAAATTGTTGCAGTTATTACTACCGAAGATGACGACTCATCGGAAAAAACGAATGAAGTTGTAAATGAACCTGAAAAGACTAAAGTTCAGGAGCAAAAAGCAAAAGCCGAACCAGTTACAGTTAGTTCAGCTGTTCAAGCTATTGAAGAAAAGCCAGTTGTTCAAAGTGAAGAAACAAAAGCTACACGATTTTATTCACCTCTTGTGCTTTCAATTGCCAATTCAGAACAGGTAAGTTTAACCGAACTGGAGACAATTGAAGGATCTGGTTTAAATAACCGCCTCCAGAAAAAAGATATACTGAACTACATTGAAGCCCGCAAAAGTGGAAATAGTGTAAAAACTCCTTCTACTCCAAATGTTCAGGCTAAAGAAACACCTGCACCGGCAAAAGTTTCAGTTTCAGTGAGTGCAAGCGATCAGATTATTGAAATGGATCGGGTTCGTAAAATTATTGCCGATCACATGGTGATGTCAAAACAGGTTTCGCCACACGTTACTGCAGTGGTTGAAGCCGATGTGACCAACCTCGTTTTGTGGAGAACCAAAGTGAAAGATGAGTTTGCTTCGAAATATGGTGATAAAATCACATATATGCCTGTATTTATTGAAGCTGTAGCTCGTGCAATTACAGAATTTCCATTACTGAATTCTTCAGTTGATGGATATAAAATCATTATGCACAAGGATATTAACATTGCTGTTGCTGTTGCCAAACCCGATGGAAATCTGGTAGTTCCCGTCATAAAAAATGCTGAGCAGAAAAATCTGGTTGGATTGACGAAAAACATGAACCAATTGGCTGAAGCCGCACGCAAGAATAAACTTGGTGTTGAAGATTATCAGGGCGGAACTTTCACGATAACTAACTTTGGCTCTTTCCGCAATTTGATCGGAACGCCAATCATCAATCAACCCCAGGTTGCTATTCTTGCAACTGGAAGTATCGAGAAAAAACCTGCTGTAATGGAAACTCCGACAGGCGATGCAATTGTTGTACGGCATAAAATGTTCCTCTCTTTATCATATGATCACAGAATTATAGACGGCGCATTGGGCGGGGCTTTCTTGCGGCGAATAGCAGATATTCTTGAAGAATTCAGTATTAATCGCGAAGTGTAA
- a CDS encoding alpha-ketoacid dehydrogenase subunit alpha/beta — translation MTTVPKVFSVKTTPKEILEKWYRLMTLGRAIDEKAPNYLKQAIGWSYHAPYAGHDGIQLAIGQTFEKEVDHIFLYYRDLLTALSCGLTAEEIILNGISKATDPSSGGRHMSNHFAKPAWNMHNVSSLTGNHTLHAVGVARAIKYYGEKAVAISVQGESSLSEGFVYEAINGASKEKLPVIFAIQDNGFGISVPKKDQTANRKVANNFTGFKNLRIIHCNGKDVFDSMNAMHEAKKHALETGMPVMVQANCIRIHSHSNSDRHELYRSEDERNYVQEYDPLFKYKRMLIRYERFTPKELESIENEAKIELKEAHKLALKAPDPDPNTYLDFVLPEPYIPQKYPNGTHQEAGEKKKLITALNETIKTEFRLNPDTFIWGQDMANKDKGGIFNVSKGLQQEFGPKRVFNAPIAEDFIVGTANGMSRYNEKIRIVIEGAEFADYFWPAMEQYVDSSHDYWRSNGKFTPNVTIRLASGGYIGGGLYHSQNIEGSLASIPGVRIVYPSFADDAAGLLRTAIRSRGMTMFMEPKALYNDPKAATVIPDDFEVPFGKARIRRNGDDLVMITYGNTTHMCLEAAEKLSKEGASVEVIDLRSLIPLDKQTILNSVKRIGKVMVVHEDKVHSGFGAEVASIIMEEAFEYLDGPVKRVGSSFTPVGFHRSFERIILPNTEKIYTTAKEILAY, via the coding sequence ATGACTACAGTTCCTAAAGTATTTTCGGTAAAAACAACCCCTAAAGAAATACTTGAAAAATGGTACCGGCTGATGACTCTTGGCCGGGCTATTGATGAAAAAGCTCCGAATTACCTGAAACAAGCCATTGGTTGGTCGTATCATGCGCCATATGCTGGCCACGATGGAATTCAGTTAGCTATTGGTCAAACCTTTGAAAAAGAGGTAGATCATATTTTTTTGTATTACCGTGATTTGCTGACTGCTTTGTCATGCGGATTGACTGCCGAAGAAATTATCCTGAATGGAATTTCAAAAGCTACGGATCCATCCAGCGGCGGTCGCCACATGTCGAATCACTTTGCCAAACCGGCATGGAACATGCACAACGTTTCCTCCTTAACTGGAAATCACACGTTGCATGCTGTTGGAGTTGCGCGAGCTATTAAATATTACGGAGAAAAAGCTGTTGCAATTAGCGTACAAGGCGAATCGTCCTTGTCAGAAGGATTCGTTTATGAAGCTATCAATGGCGCTTCCAAAGAAAAATTGCCCGTTATTTTTGCAATTCAGGATAATGGCTTCGGGATTTCTGTTCCCAAAAAAGATCAAACAGCAAACCGGAAGGTTGCTAATAATTTCACCGGATTTAAAAACCTCCGGATTATACATTGCAACGGAAAAGATGTTTTCGATTCGATGAACGCCATGCATGAAGCCAAAAAGCACGCGTTAGAAACTGGAATGCCAGTAATGGTTCAGGCAAACTGTATTCGCATTCATTCTCACTCCAATTCGGATCGACACGAATTATACCGGTCGGAGGATGAACGGAACTATGTTCAGGAATATGATCCGTTATTCAAATATAAAAGGATGTTGATCCGTTACGAACGATTTACTCCTAAAGAACTTGAAAGCATCGAAAATGAGGCTAAAATTGAGCTTAAAGAGGCTCACAAGCTTGCATTAAAGGCTCCGGATCCAGATCCGAATACTTATCTGGACTTTGTTCTTCCAGAACCTTATATTCCGCAGAAATATCCTAATGGAACACATCAGGAAGCAGGCGAAAAGAAAAAGCTGATTACTGCACTTAATGAAACTATAAAAACAGAATTCAGGCTGAATCCGGATACCTTTATTTGGGGGCAGGATATGGCCAATAAAGACAAGGGTGGTATCTTTAACGTATCGAAAGGATTGCAGCAGGAATTTGGCCCCAAAAGGGTGTTTAATGCCCCAATTGCTGAAGACTTCATCGTCGGAACTGCAAACGGGATGTCGCGGTATAATGAAAAAATCAGGATTGTAATTGAAGGAGCAGAGTTTGCCGACTATTTTTGGCCTGCTATGGAGCAATATGTCGATTCCAGTCATGATTATTGGAGATCGAACGGAAAATTTACTCCAAACGTCACCATCCGACTTGCGTCGGGCGGCTACATCGGCGGAGGATTATACCATTCGCAGAATATCGAGGGATCTTTAGCGTCAATTCCTGGAGTTCGGATAGTCTATCCATCGTTTGCTGACGATGCTGCAGGTCTTTTACGAACTGCCATTAGGTCGAGAGGTATGACCATGTTTATGGAACCCAAAGCTCTTTACAATGACCCAAAAGCAGCAACTGTAATTCCTGATGATTTTGAAGTTCCTTTTGGTAAAGCTAGAATTCGTCGTAATGGCGATGATTTAGTAATGATTACATATGGAAACACGACACATATGTGTCTCGAAGCAGCTGAAAAATTGTCAAAAGAAGGTGCTTCGGTTGAAGTAATTGACCTTCGTTCGTTAATTCCGCTTGATAAGCAAACAATTCTGAATTCAGTTAAACGGATTGGGAAAGTGATGGTTGTTCATGAAGATAAAGTTCACTCTGGTTTTGGTGCAGAAGTAGCTTCCATAATCATGGAAGAAGCTTTTGAGTACCTCGACGGACCTGTTAAACGTGTTGGTTCATCTTTTACCCCAGTTGGATTTCATCGTTCATTTGAACGGATCATACTGCCCAATACCGAAAAGATTTACACTACAGCCAAAGAAATTTTGGCCTACTAA
- a CDS encoding flavodoxin, which translates to MNKTGIFYSFNSTKTAKAAEKIIEAFGSDFNIVKVNAEELTEELFLSFTNLILGVPTWFDGELPNYWDEFVPALEDLNLKGKIIAIYGLGNQVEYPENFGDAVGIMGELVQERGAKLIGFTSAEGYKYESSRALVEDQFMGLVLDQETQPRQSKERIEKWVADLKPQFS; encoded by the coding sequence ATGAATAAAACAGGCATATTCTATAGTTTTAATTCAACAAAAACGGCCAAAGCTGCCGAAAAAATAATAGAAGCTTTTGGTTCGGATTTTAACATTGTAAAGGTTAATGCGGAAGAATTAACAGAAGAGTTATTCCTTTCATTTACTAATCTGATTCTTGGAGTTCCTACCTGGTTTGATGGAGAATTGCCAAACTACTGGGACGAGTTTGTCCCTGCTTTGGAAGATTTAAATCTAAAAGGTAAAATAATTGCAATTTATGGCCTTGGAAATCAGGTTGAGTACCCTGAAAATTTTGGTGATGCCGTTGGAATTATGGGCGAATTGGTTCAGGAAAGAGGAGCTAAACTCATTGGTTTTACATCAGCTGAAGGTTACAAATATGAATCTTCAAGAGCTTTAGTTGAAGATCAGTTTATGGGATTGGTTCTGGATCAGGAAACTCAGCCCCGTCAATCAAAGGAACGAATTGAAAAATGGGTTGCTGACCTGAAACCGCAGTTTAGTTGA
- a CDS encoding methylglyoxal synthase, producing MKKKKVIAIVAHDNRKKDMIEWVSWNWKEFVHHSLICTGTTGSLVEATLIEKCKENDVVPPDIVRLKSGPLGGDQQLGALICEEKVDMLIFFWDPMQPQPHDVDVKALLRISTLYNIPTATNRSTADFIISSKLFHQEYDPILKDYSTYIKRDVDFNQ from the coding sequence ATGAAAAAGAAAAAAGTTATAGCAATAGTTGCTCATGATAATCGTAAAAAAGATATGATTGAATGGGTATCCTGGAATTGGAAAGAGTTTGTGCACCATAGCCTTATATGTACCGGCACAACCGGAAGTTTAGTCGAAGCTACACTTATTGAAAAATGTAAGGAAAACGATGTTGTTCCACCAGATATTGTTCGTTTAAAATCAGGTCCTCTTGGAGGTGACCAGCAATTAGGAGCCTTAATTTGCGAAGAAAAGGTTGATATGCTTATATTCTTTTGGGATCCAATGCAACCTCAGCCTCACGATGTAGATGTTAAGGCTTTACTCCGAATTTCGACACTTTATAATATTCCAACTGCAACAAACCGTTCAACTGCCGATTTTATCATTTCATCGAAGCTTTTCCATCAGGAATATGATCCAATTCTGAAAGATTACAGCACATACATCAAAAGAGATGTTGATTTCAACCAATAA
- a CDS encoding tetratricopeptide repeat protein: MKRTTILFVLLFAVSCAFAQKGKVTSALSYKESGKLDKAVEAIEETIDASNPKTESSVTWPRTWEVRGEIYQAVFQSKDENYKKLSADPLTVAYDSYMKALQLDDKDRFSKSVKIKLTLLIGDLTNQAVAAFNEETYEKAMKSFEQIMAIEQLPVYKADDPNAVDTVIIFNAGLAAYNAQKYDKAIEYYKEAAKYKYNGAKTYSLIANSYFQKKDTVGALQVLQDGLKEYSDNGILLVEVINVYLNANKIDAAMKYLDIAIAQDPKNASYFFAQGTLYDKLQKPEEAAASYLKAIEYKEDYFDAYYNLGALYYNKGVKQVDVANLVPSNQPEKYEVEKDKADVEFKKAIPYMEKAHEINPTDKFTLESLKTLYYRLKMLDKHAEIIEKMKSIQ, translated from the coding sequence ATGAAGAGAACGACAATTTTATTTGTTTTACTTTTTGCCGTTTCATGCGCGTTCGCTCAGAAAGGCAAAGTAACCAGTGCATTAAGTTATAAAGAATCTGGTAAGCTCGACAAGGCAGTTGAAGCAATAGAAGAAACTATTGATGCTAGTAACCCTAAAACAGAGAGCTCTGTAACATGGCCCAGAACATGGGAAGTACGTGGCGAAATCTACCAAGCTGTATTCCAATCGAAAGATGAAAATTACAAAAAGCTTAGTGCAGATCCGTTGACTGTGGCTTATGATTCTTATATGAAAGCCTTACAACTTGACGACAAAGATCGTTTTTCAAAGAGCGTAAAAATTAAACTTACTCTTTTGATTGGTGACCTTACAAATCAGGCAGTTGCTGCTTTTAATGAAGAAACTTATGAAAAAGCAATGAAATCTTTTGAACAGATCATGGCTATTGAGCAGTTACCTGTTTACAAAGCTGATGATCCAAATGCTGTGGATACTGTGATTATTTTCAATGCCGGATTAGCCGCATACAATGCGCAGAAATATGACAAGGCTATTGAATATTACAAAGAAGCAGCTAAGTATAAATACAATGGTGCCAAAACTTATTCGTTGATAGCCAACAGCTATTTCCAGAAAAAAGATACAGTTGGTGCATTACAGGTGTTGCAAGATGGGTTAAAAGAATATTCAGATAACGGAATTCTTTTAGTTGAAGTGATCAATGTTTATTTGAATGCCAATAAAATTGATGCTGCGATGAAGTATTTAGACATCGCTATTGCACAAGATCCTAAAAATGCTTCGTATTTCTTTGCTCAAGGTACACTGTATGACAAACTTCAGAAACCTGAAGAAGCAGCAGCTAGTTATCTGAAAGCAATTGAATATAAGGAAGACTATTTTGATGCATATTATAATTTGGGAGCTCTGTATTACAATAAAGGAGTAAAACAAGTTGATGTTGCAAATCTTGTTCCGAGCAATCAACCCGAAAAATATGAAGTAGAAAAAGATAAGGCTGATGTTGAATTCAAGAAAGCAATTCCATACATGGAAAAAGCTCATGAAATTAATCCTACCGATAAGTTTACTTTAGAGTCATTAAAGACTTTATATTATCGCTTAAAAATGTTAGATAAACATGCTGAGATTATCGAAAAGATGAAAAGCATTCAATAA